CTGGACATGTTAATACCGTTCGCGAATTGATTAAAACTCTTGCTACTGCAGAAGAAAAAGACGGAACAATGGCTTCCGTTGATTTTGATCCGGAGGAGTGAAAAATCAGGTTATGAGCTGATCTAAAATTGCGCCTTGAAGGAGACCATTTTTAGTGCAGGTGTTAACTCATATCTTAATTCCTGAGTGCTCAGCGATTTTTGTGCGATGATGTCCGGTGCTATCAGTCCAACACTGATTTGATCGCTGTTGTACTCAATCAATGAGTCTCGGTTCATAAGGTTTGATGATACAAAGTCTGAATTGCGTTCTGCGTAGATGAAAGAGTCAAACAGTCCCACTCCAAAACCAACCCAGGCTCCAACTCCTGAACCATATTGTAATCCATCTACGATCGGGCTGTTGCTAATCAACATTACGGCAGAACCGAGAATTGCCCCACCGGCCGCTCCGTAAAATGTATCCAAAAGGACAATGACGGATGAGTTGTTGCCATCATTAAACATTCCTGAGATGAAAAATTCCTGACCCTGCGGAAGGGTTACGATATCGTACACGGCAACTCCCGCCCCTGCTAAAATACCGGCTCCTAAACCGATTCGCAGCGGCGCAAAATCGCTGCTGTTCTGAAGTCCCATTGTTGCTGCACCCAGTGCAGTTCCGGTTAAAGCTCCATTCAAAACATTACCGCCAAGCAGCTGTCCGGTTTGAGCGGATGACTTTTCAGAAGTAGAAATTGTTATCAATAACAGAAATAGAGTCAGCAGGGAAAATTGCTTCATGAAACACCTTGATTTAATGAGATAATAGCTTTGCAGAATTTACCAATAATCATCCTTTAAAACAGTTTAAATTCTAACCGGGATCACCCAACGTAACGGGTAAAATCTGGCCATTATAAAATTTGTGTCCGTTTATGATAAAATCAGAAATATAGTCCGCCATTTCCTGAGGGGAGACCGGTGCTTCGATACCCGGAAAAGCCTGCTCCAGCATCTCAGTTTGTACAGCTCCCAGGCACAGAGAATTACAAGATATTTTATCTTCAGAAAGCTCAGTTGCGAGGCACTCGGTTAAAATGGACAGGCCTCCCTTTGTGGCACTATAGACCGATAAACCAGGAAACTTGCTGCTTCCCTGGAAACCGCCCATACTGCTAATGGTTACAATGTGCGATCCAGGATTAAAGTGTGATTTTAACTCTTTGGTTAAAAGAGCCGGAGCCATCAGATTTACTTCAAACTGCTTTTGCCAATCAGCACGTTCTTGTTCGGCAAATGGCTTATTGATTAAAACTCCTGCGTTGTGAAGTAATCCGTCTATGTTCTGACTAAGACTATTTAGATGCTCAGCAATCTTTTTCCCGGCATTTTCTTCAGTAATGTCCAAAACGAGTGTCGAAATATGATTCGGGTAATCACTCTTTAACTGATTTAACTCTTCTTCTGATCTGGAAATAGCAGTCACAGTATGTCCCATTTCTGCCAACTTTCGTGAGGTTTTATTACCGATTCCCCGGCTGGCACCCGTTATAACAATGTGCTTTGACATTTTTACTCTATAGTTCTGAATGTTTAAATTTTTAGTGGAGAAACATAAGGTCTGAAACCATTTAAGCCCATCGGCTTAACCGGTATCTTAAAAATAGACCATGCTTTTGACTTTAAAAAGTTGCCATTGCAAGCGCTTTTTTTGTTTCTTTACGTGGCTTTAACAAAATTGCATTAGATTGAATTCGATGCTAATTAACAATTATGACTGTTTAAAACAGATAGAGACGCACAACATCTAAATAAAATTCAAATTGAATAAGAATCACTTGGGTTGATCGCCATGAATATTGCAGATTTACTACCGGAAAATATAAAACGATTAAAACCATATGTAGCCGGTAAAACCATAGCAGAAGTAAAAAAAGAGTATGGTCTGGAGCGAATATCCAAGCTGGCTTCAAATGAAAATCGGTTGGGCTGCAGTTCAAAAGTTAAGGACGCTGTTTTAACCAGTCTGAAAGAGATTCAGGACTATCCCGACCCAGTTTCGGGCAAATTGAGAGCTGCCATTGCAGATAGAAATGCAGTAAAAGAGTCTGAAGTAATTTTGGCGGCGGGTTCAGAAAGTATCATTTCAATTTTGTGCAGAACCTTTTTTAAACATGATGAAAATGCTGTAACCGCCAACGCAACCTTTGTCGGATTTTTTGTGCAGGCGGGGGTTCGGGGTGTAGAGCTGAAAAAAGTGCCGGTTACCGAAAGTTACCGCTTTCATGTGGATGGTATTCTGGATGCGATTGATGATAAAACAAAAATGGTCTACCTGGCCAATCCCAATAACCCAACAGGTACGTATTTAAAAGCAGATGAGTACAGGAAATTGGTCGATGGTATCCCCGAAAATGTACTTTTAATAGCTGATGAAGCTTATTTTGAATATGCCAATGAAGTAGACGACTATCTTTCGGCAATGGATTACCGTAAACCGAATGTGATTATCTTGCGAACATTCTCTAAAGCCTTTGGTCTGGCTGGTTTCAGAATCGGGTACGGCATCGCAGACGAAACGTTGATTACGGAGATGCTAAAAACAAAACTTACCTTTGAGCCCACTGCTCCGGCTCAGGCAGCTGCCTTGGTTGCGTACGATGACCTGGAATTTCTGAAAAAGAGTA
This is a stretch of genomic DNA from Rhodohalobacter barkolensis. It encodes these proteins:
- a CDS encoding SDR family NAD(P)-dependent oxidoreductase; translated protein: MSKHIVITGASRGIGNKTSRKLAEMGHTVTAISRSEEELNQLKSDYPNHISTLVLDITEENAGKKIAEHLNSLSQNIDGLLHNAGVLINKPFAEQERADWQKQFEVNLMAPALLTKELKSHFNPGSHIVTISSMGGFQGSSKFPGLSVYSATKGGLSILTECLATELSEDKISCNSLCLGAVQTEMLEQAFPGIEAPVSPQEMADYISDFIINGHKFYNGQILPVTLGDPG
- the hisC gene encoding histidinol-phosphate transaminase, which produces MNIADLLPENIKRLKPYVAGKTIAEVKKEYGLERISKLASNENRLGCSSKVKDAVLTSLKEIQDYPDPVSGKLRAAIADRNAVKESEVILAAGSESIISILCRTFFKHDENAVTANATFVGFFVQAGVRGVELKKVPVTESYRFHVDGILDAIDDKTKMVYLANPNNPTGTYLKADEYRKLVDGIPENVLLIADEAYFEYANEVDDYLSAMDYRKPNVIILRTFSKAFGLAGFRIGYGIADETLITEMLKTKLTFEPTAPAQAAALVAYDDLEFLKKSTEVVKKGRDRLYSFFDDHNVQYEKSISNSVMMILDSESEAVDFTQKMLEQGVILRRINAFGLPNCVRITIGTPSEMDHFEESFKQIFKQ